The following proteins come from a genomic window of Triticum aestivum cultivar Chinese Spring chromosome 6A, IWGSC CS RefSeq v2.1, whole genome shotgun sequence:
- the LOC123131157 gene encoding phylloplanin-like, producing MATNSLLLAALLLFVVSLVPRGAEADKQPPLALVAGVVPCSAGSSINVAAVPPFPNAVVHMVCGGRVVAGTKADERGAFTMNMGTVTSSLLAPLLGNQCKVVVVTPLAACNASLASVTGTLAAPVQLLGADSGGGLGGLGGLIGLIGQIVGGLLGGILNIIPLPFSLV from the exons ATGGCAACCAATAGCCTTCTCCTCGCCGCTCTCCTCCTCTTCGTCGTCAGCCTCGTGCCGCGCGGTGCGGAGGCGGACAAGCAGCCTCCGCtggccctcgtcgccggcgtggtgCCATGCAGCGCGGGGAGCTCCATCAACGTGGCTGCGGTTCCGCCGTTCCCGA ACGCCGTCGTCCACATGGTGTGCGGCGGCAGGGTGGTGGCCGGCACCAAGGCGGACGAGAGAGGAGCATTCACCATGAACATGGGAACGGTCACCTCGTCGCTGCTCGCCCCTCTGCTCGGCAACCAGTGCAAGGTGGTGGTGGTCACCCCGCTAGCCGCGTGCAACGCGTCCCTGGCCAGCGTCACCGGGACGCTGGCCGCACCGGTGCAGCTCCTGGGTGCTGACAGCGGCGGCGGCCTCGGAGGACTTGGCGGCCTGATAGGCCTCATCGGCCAGATCGTGGGTGGCCTCCTCGGCGGCATCCTTAACATCATCCCCTTGCCCTTCTCCCTCGTCTAG
- the LOC123131159 gene encoding phylloplanin-like, whose translation MVCSGRVVAGAKADERGAFTMNMGTITSSLLAPLLGNQCKVVVVTPLAACNASLASVTGTLAAPVQLLDADSGGGLGGLGSLIGLIGQIVGGLLGGILNIIPLPFSVV comes from the coding sequence ATGGTGTGCAGCGGCAGGGTGGTGGCCGGTGCCAAGGCGGACGAGAGAGGAGCATTCACCATGAACATGGGAACGATCACCTCGTCGCTGCTCGCCCCTCTGCTCGGCAACCAGTGCAAGGTGGTGGTGGTCACCCCGCTAGCCGCGTGCAACGCGTCCCTGGCCAGCGTCACCGGGACGCTGGCCGCACCGGTGCAGCTCCTGGATGCTGATAGCGGCGGCGGCCTGGGAGGACTTGGCAGCCTGATTGGCCTCATCGGCCAGATCGTgggcggcctcctcggtggcatCCTTAACATCATCCCTTTGCCCTTCTCCGTCGTCTAG